A region from the Cydia fagiglandana chromosome 23, ilCydFagi1.1, whole genome shotgun sequence genome encodes:
- the LOC134675816 gene encoding uncharacterized protein LOC134675816 encodes MTTTCIGSLTVFDLNSQEWKIFHGRLQQYILLNSVVDAKKAPLLLTHLSDDTYRLATDLVHPKKVEDVAFDALVEVLNKHFSPKRCTFADREKFFEARRTTGESVEGWAARVRGLAVHCEFGTALDMLLVNRFVLGMNVGRERDRLFEQDATSLSFAKALEVAQQAASARHARATATESTAAALVKEEPVYRVSGPKPATDRGREVRKCTVCGMKNHDADQCKYKGYKCQKCGLVGHLKKVCKAKLSRINNIVQQNSDTSDDASCCVECQNYRLRFQD; translated from the coding sequence ATGACGACTACTTGTATCGGAAGTCTTACAGTTTTTGACCTTAATTCTCAAGAGTGGAAGATATTTCATGGAAGGCTGCAGCAGTATATTCTTTTAAATTCAGTTGTAGATGCCAAGAAGGCACCGTTATTACTCACTCATCTGTCGGATGATACCTACCGTCTGGCCACAGATCTCGTGCATCCTAAGAAAGTAGAGGATGTTGCGTTTGACGCTTTAGTCGAAGTGCTAAACAAGCATTTCTCGCCGAAAAGGTGTACCTTCGCCGACAGGGAGAAGTTTTTCGAGGCGAGAAGGACAACGGGAGAAAGCGTCGAGGGATGGGCGGCGCGAGTTCGCGGACTCGCCGTGCACTGCGAGTTCGGCACTGCATTGGACATGTTGCTAGTGAATCGTTTTGTGCTAGGCATGAACGTAGGCCGCGAACGTGATCGCTTATTCGAGCAGGACGCTACTTCGCTTTCGTTTGCGAAAGCCTTGGAGGTGGCACAGCAGGCGGCGAGTGCGCGCCATGCCCGGGCGACGGCCACGGAGTCAACGGCGGCGGCGCTCGTGAAGGAGGAACCGGTGTACCGGGTGAGCGGGCCGAAACCCGCCACCGACCGCGGACGAGAGGTTCGCAAGTGCACCGTGTGTGGCATGAAAAATCATGATGCGGACCAGTGCAAATATAAGGGttacaagtgtcaaaagtgcgGTTTAGTTGGTCATTTGAAAAAAGTGTGTAAGGCCAAGTTGTCGCGAATTAATAATATAGTGCAGCAAAATAGTGATACTTCGGATGATGCGTCGTGCTGCGTGGAGTGCCAAAACTATAGATTAAG
- the LOC134676026 gene encoding cytochrome P450 6B2-like, protein MIIAALILVALTALYYYNTRTFNYWKDRGVKHDKPMLLFGNNLSNYLQKKSVTEIATDMYFKYPNEKIVGFFRSTRPELVIRDPDIMKKVLTVDFIHFYPRGLNYHKTIIEPMMRNLFYADGDLWRLLRQRMTPAFTSGKLKAMFPLIVERAERLQERALAAAASGRTVDARDLMARFTTDFIGACGFGLDVDSINNETSAFRKLGHKIFNKTIKDAIVSMLKEIFPQACARLKYMGRVEQDLIDLVNEIQRQRNYEPSGRNDFIDLLLEIKKKGTMIGESIEKFKPDGTPEQATLELDEILMAAQVFVFFAAGFETSSSATSFTLHQLAFNPDVQNKVQSEIGRVLAKHDSKLSYDAIKEMTYLEWCFREAMRMFSTAGFLIRECARTYTIQEVDVTIDEGTGIVIPLQALHNDPTFWDQPEEFRPERFHPDELNSIQKQVYLPFGEGPRVCIGERLGLMQSMAGLAAILSKFTVEPAPETIRKPRVEPKSTIVQGIRGGLPLLFKERKTV, encoded by the exons ATGATAATAGCGGCTCTCATACTGGTCGCGCTTACCGCGCTGTATTATTACAACACGAGGACATTCAACTACTGGAAAGACAGAGGCGTGAAACATGACAAACCTATGCTCCTATTTGGGAATAATCTGAGTAACTATCTGCAGAAAAAAAGTGTCACAGAAATCGCAACGGATATGTATTTCAAATATCCCAATGAAAAAATCGTTGGGTTCTTCCGATCTACACGCCCGGAGCTCGTGATTCGAGACCCAGACATTATGAAGAAGGTCCTGACGGTTGATTTCATCCATTTTTATCCACGGGGTTTGAATTACCATAAGACCATTATAGAGCCAATGATGCGGAACTTGTTCTATGCGGATGGAGATCTGTGGCGCTTGTTGAGGCAGCGCATGACGCCGGCGTTCACGAGCGGCAAGCTGAAGGCGATGTTCCCGTTGATCGTGGAGCGCGCTGAGAGGCTGCAGGAGCGCGCGCTCGCGGCTGCTGCCAGCGGCCGCACCGTCGACGCTCGCGACCTCATGGCTCGCTTCACCACCGACTTTATAGGTGCCTGTGGTTTTGGACTCGATGTCGATTCTATAAacaacgagacttccgctttcAGAAAATTAGGTCATAAAATATTCAACAAAACAATCAAGGACGCTATTGTATCGATGCTCAAAGAAATTTTCCCACAAGCGTGTGCTCGTTTGAAATATATGGGTAGAGTGGAGCAAGATCTGATAGATCTGGTAAATGAAATACAAAGGCAAAGAAACTATGAACCCTCTGGAAGAAATGACTTCATTGACTTGCTATTGGAAATTAAAAAGAAGGGAACGATGATTGGCGAATCGATAGAGAAGTTTAAACCAGATGGAACCCCAGAGCAAGCTACGTTAGAATTAGATGAAATACTAATGGCTGCTCAAGTGTTTGTATTTTTCGCAGCCGGTTTTGAAACATCATCTTCAGCTACTAGCTTCACACTCCACCAGTTAGCCTTTAATCCTGATGTTCAAAACAAAGTGCAAAGCGAAATAGGTCGTGTATTAGCAAAACATGATAGCAAATTGAGTTATGACGCAATAAAAGAAATGACGTACTTAGAATGGTGTTTCCGGGAGGCCATGAGAATGTTTTCTACGGCTGGGTTTTTAATTAGAGAATGTGCTCGAACATATACGATACAAGAAGTAGATGTGACAATAGACGAGGGTACTGGTATAGTAATTCCGCTGCAAGCACTGCACAATGACCCTACATTCTGGGATCAACCTGAAGAGTTCCGGCCGGAAAGATTCCATCCAGATGAACTCAATTCAATCCAAAAACAAGTTTACCTGCCTTTTGGCGAAGGACCGAGAGTTTGTATAG GTGAACGTTTAGGTCTGATGCAGTCAATGGCTGGACTGGCCGCCATCTTATCAAAGTTCACAGTGGAGCCCGCTCCTGAAACGATAAGGAAACCGAGAGTGGAGCCCAAATCTACTATTGTGCAGGGTATCCGAGGGGGTCTGCCGCTCTTGTTCAAGGAAAGGAAGACCGTGTAG